A genomic window from Agreia sp. COWG includes:
- the nusB gene encoding transcription antitermination factor NusB, with protein sequence MSARTKARKRALDVLYAADVRQISINEALAAEATRAVSEPAREASWLYAREIIDGIVDHGDEIDELIETYSQGWTLARMPIIDRALLRIGIWEVLFNDGVPDGVAINEAVEAANLLSTDDSGSFLNGILGRVHQSKGVA encoded by the coding sequence ATGAGCGCACGCACCAAAGCACGAAAGCGCGCACTTGACGTGCTCTACGCCGCCGATGTGAGGCAGATCTCGATCAACGAGGCCCTGGCCGCCGAGGCCACAAGGGCCGTGAGCGAGCCTGCCCGCGAGGCCTCCTGGCTCTACGCCAGGGAGATCATCGACGGCATCGTCGACCATGGTGACGAGATCGACGAACTCATCGAGACCTACTCGCAGGGCTGGACACTGGCCCGCATGCCCATCATCGACAGGGCCCTCCTGCGCATCGGCATCTGGGAGGTGCTCTTCAACGACGGCGTGCCCGACGGGGTTGCCATCAACGAGGCCGTCGAGGCCGCGAACCTGCTCAGCACCGACGACTCGGGAAGCTTCCTGAATGGAATCCTGGGTCGCGTGCACCAGTCCAAGGGTGTTGCGTAG
- the aroB gene encoding 3-dehydroquinate synthase gives MSDAVAATRIPVKGVDPYDVVIGRGLVDDLSEHLGQGVRKVLIVHAPTLAAKAAAMRESLLGRYEVLLAEVPDAEQAKRVEVAAFCWQVMGQSDFTRSDAVIGFGGGAITDLAGFVAATWLRGVRLVQVPTSVLGLVDAAVGGKNGINTAEGKNLVGTFYAPGAVVGDLDTFDTLPRNEILAGFAEIVKAGFIAEPEILDIIEADVDRATDPSTPEFRRVVELSIAMKARVVGEDFTEKGLREILNYGHTLGHAIEHAERYQWRHGAAVSVGMVFAAELGRLTGSLSDEIVDRHRRILTLLTLPVSYPVGRWQTLLATMQRDKKARAGMLRFIVLDDLAKPSVLAGPETALLFAAYQEIGS, from the coding sequence ATGAGCGACGCCGTTGCAGCCACCCGCATTCCCGTCAAAGGAGTAGACCCGTACGACGTCGTGATCGGCCGAGGCCTGGTCGACGATCTGTCGGAGCACCTCGGCCAGGGGGTTCGCAAGGTTCTGATCGTGCACGCGCCGACCCTGGCCGCCAAGGCGGCCGCGATGCGCGAGAGCCTCCTCGGTCGCTACGAAGTGCTGCTCGCCGAGGTTCCCGACGCGGAGCAGGCCAAGCGCGTCGAGGTGGCGGCATTCTGCTGGCAGGTCATGGGTCAGAGTGACTTCACCAGATCGGATGCGGTGATCGGCTTCGGCGGAGGGGCCATCACCGACCTCGCCGGATTCGTGGCCGCCACCTGGTTGCGTGGGGTCCGACTCGTCCAGGTTCCCACGTCTGTGCTGGGACTCGTCGACGCCGCCGTCGGCGGCAAGAATGGAATCAACACGGCCGAGGGCAAGAACCTCGTTGGCACCTTCTACGCCCCCGGTGCGGTGGTCGGAGACCTCGACACGTTCGACACCCTGCCACGCAACGAGATCCTTGCCGGCTTCGCCGAGATCGTGAAGGCCGGATTCATCGCCGAACCGGAGATCCTCGACATCATCGAGGCAGATGTCGACAGGGCTACAGACCCGTCTACCCCGGAGTTCCGCCGCGTCGTCGAGCTCTCCATCGCCATGAAGGCGCGGGTCGTGGGGGAGGACTTCACCGAGAAGGGCCTCCGCGAGATCCTCAACTACGGGCACACGCTCGGCCATGCGATCGAGCACGCGGAGCGCTACCAGTGGCGTCACGGAGCGGCCGTGTCGGTGGGAATGGTCTTCGCCGCGGAGTTGGGCCGGCTGACGGGGTCGCTCAGCGACGAGATCGTCGACAGGCACCGCCGCATCCTCACCCTGCTCACACTGCCCGTGTCGTACCCCGTCGGCCGCTGGCAGACACTCCTCGCCACCATGCAGCGCGACAAGAAGGCGCGCGCGGGAATGCTGCGCTTCATCGTGCTCGACGACCTCGCGAAGCCATCCGTGCTCGCCGGTCCCGAGACGGCGCTGCTGTTCGCCGCCTACCAGGAGATCGGCTCCTAG
- the efp gene encoding elongation factor P, translating to MASTSDIRNGAVLKIDGQLWAVIDFQHVKPGKGGAFVRTKMKNVLTGKVVDKTFNAGAKIETANVDRRDFTYLYKEGNDFVFMDTADYDQITVTEAVVGDAANFMLENQAVTVALNEGLPLYVELPASVTLEITYTEPGLQGDRSTGGTKPATVETGYQIQVPLFLEQGTRVKVDTRTGDYLGRVND from the coding sequence ATGGCTTCAACCAGCGACATCAGAAACGGCGCCGTCCTCAAGATCGACGGCCAGCTCTGGGCCGTCATCGACTTCCAACACGTCAAGCCCGGCAAGGGTGGAGCCTTCGTTCGTACCAAGATGAAGAACGTGCTCACGGGCAAGGTCGTCGACAAGACGTTCAACGCCGGTGCCAAGATCGAGACGGCCAACGTCGATCGCCGTGACTTCACGTATCTCTACAAAGAAGGCAATGACTTCGTCTTCATGGACACCGCGGACTACGACCAGATCACGGTCACCGAAGCGGTCGTGGGCGATGCAGCCAACTTCATGCTCGAGAACCAGGCCGTGACGGTGGCGCTGAACGAGGGACTCCCGCTCTACGTCGAGCTGCCCGCGTCGGTCACCCTCGAGATCACCTACACAGAGCCGGGCCTGCAAGGCGACCGCTCGACAGGTGGAACGAAGCCGGCCACCGTCGAGACCGGTTACCAGATTCAGGTGCCGTTGTTCCTCGAGCAGGGTACGCGCGTCAAGGTCGACACACGCACCGGGGACTACCTCGGCCGCGTGAACGACTGA
- the ruvX gene encoding Holliday junction resolvase RuvX — MRTGVRLGIDVGKARIGVARSDLHGMLATPVETIARATDGTADLDRIVELSTEFDCVEIVVGLPLSLSGAHTASTDDATGFADRIAEATGRAVRLIDERLTTVSAQSALHTSGRKVKGSRAVIDQIAAVILLQHALDSEASTGNPPGTDVAA; from the coding sequence GTGAGAACGGGCGTTCGCCTCGGTATCGACGTGGGCAAGGCACGCATCGGTGTCGCGCGCAGTGACCTGCACGGCATGCTCGCGACCCCGGTCGAGACGATCGCCCGGGCGACCGACGGAACGGCCGATCTCGACCGCATCGTCGAATTGAGCACGGAGTTCGATTGTGTGGAGATCGTGGTCGGTCTGCCCCTCTCGCTCTCGGGAGCTCATACGGCTTCGACGGATGACGCGACCGGATTCGCCGACCGCATTGCCGAGGCGACCGGCCGTGCAGTGCGTCTCATCGACGAGCGACTGACGACCGTCTCCGCCCAGTCGGCCCTGCACACGTCGGGTCGCAAGGTCAAGGGTTCACGCGCGGTGATCGACCAGATCGCCGCGGTTATACTTTTGCAGCACGCCCTCGATTCGGAGGCTTCAACGGGGAATCCACCCGGTACCGACGTGGCCGCATGA
- a CDS encoding type II 3-dehydroquinate dehydratase, translating into MTTVLVLNGPNLGRLGSREPDVYGAQDIDALRAILESDAGASATIDLRQTDDEGELIRWLHSAVDAASPVILNPAAFTHYSYGLRDAAALVTKAGVPLIEVHISNPHAREEFRHTSVISGIATGVIAGFGFDSYRLALRAIIGL; encoded by the coding sequence ATGACCACTGTTCTTGTTCTGAACGGACCCAACCTGGGGCGCCTCGGCAGCCGCGAACCCGATGTCTACGGGGCGCAGGACATCGATGCGCTGCGGGCGATCCTCGAGAGCGACGCTGGAGCATCCGCCACCATCGATCTGCGCCAGACCGACGACGAGGGCGAGCTCATACGGTGGTTGCACTCGGCGGTCGACGCCGCGAGCCCGGTCATCCTGAACCCCGCGGCATTCACGCACTACAGCTACGGTCTGCGCGACGCCGCCGCCCTCGTCACGAAGGCCGGCGTCCCGCTGATCGAGGTGCACATCTCGAACCCCCACGCCCGCGAGGAGTTCAGGCACACGAGCGTCATCTCCGGCATCGCGACCGGGGTCATCGCCGGCTTCGGCTTCGACTCCTACCGCCTGGCGCTTCGAGCCATCATCGGCCTGTAG
- a CDS encoding shikimate kinase: MRIVLIGAPASGKSRIGKKLARTLGVPFTDTDTLVVREHGAISDIFASHGEAHFRALERAAVARALETDGVIAFGGGAVLDEATQRDIASVPVVLLTVDADAVGTRLAGGKRPLVTSIEAWQALVDARSQLYSSLADASFDTSNRPTEHIAHEIADWARHHHPSKDPS; the protein is encoded by the coding sequence ATGCGCATCGTTCTGATCGGAGCCCCGGCCTCGGGCAAGTCTCGGATCGGCAAGAAACTGGCACGCACGCTGGGGGTGCCGTTCACCGACACGGACACCCTGGTCGTTCGTGAGCACGGCGCGATCTCCGACATCTTCGCCAGCCACGGCGAGGCACACTTCCGCGCCCTCGAGCGAGCGGCCGTCGCTCGAGCTCTGGAGACAGACGGCGTCATCGCGTTCGGAGGCGGCGCCGTTCTCGACGAGGCCACCCAGCGCGATATCGCGTCGGTACCCGTGGTACTGCTCACCGTCGACGCCGACGCCGTCGGCACCCGGCTGGCAGGCGGCAAGCGACCTCTCGTGACCTCGATCGAGGCATGGCAGGCTCTCGTCGACGCGCGCAGCCAGCTGTACTCCTCACTCGCCGACGCCAGTTTCGACACCTCCAACCGCCCCACTGAGCACATCGCGCACGAGATCGCCGACTGGGCCCGCCACCATCACCCTTCGAAGGATCCGTCATGA
- the mltG gene encoding endolytic transglycosylase MltG, whose translation MTERHSPDDHPFAEFLREPTADSGASAPVGSRRERRESTSSPQRPSKRPRKRRRALVAVVVTLVLIGGLAGAGAYVYTTFEPQISAILSADTSEDYSGDGSGEVTVQISDGDFGEAIGTKLQAAGVIKDSKTFYRTLLKKDPQPVFQTGTFKLASKMSSTSAIAALLNPANKVDYTVSIPEGTTASGIYESLASVTGMSFDDFKAAGADFVSLGVPANAPSVEGFLYPATYEFQPGQTPSEMLKTMVDRQYEALDAAGVAVDQRLQVLTLAALIQGEAGSVEDMYKVSRVFQNRLADGMNLQSDATVRYGAGGSAVDTTEAEREDASNLYNTYANPGLPVGPIGNPGSEAIDAALHPADGAWLYFVTVNLDTGETIFSDTYDGQLEAVKQYQANHPEG comes from the coding sequence GTGACTGAGCGCCACAGCCCAGATGACCACCCGTTTGCCGAGTTCCTGAGGGAGCCGACGGCAGATTCCGGTGCCTCAGCCCCCGTGGGCTCCCGCCGGGAACGACGTGAATCGACATCGAGCCCGCAGCGGCCCTCGAAGAGGCCACGCAAGAGGCGTCGGGCCCTGGTGGCGGTCGTCGTGACGCTCGTCCTCATCGGTGGTCTCGCCGGTGCCGGTGCCTACGTCTACACCACGTTCGAGCCCCAGATCAGCGCCATCCTGTCGGCAGACACCAGCGAAGACTACAGCGGTGACGGCTCGGGCGAGGTGACGGTGCAGATCAGCGACGGAGACTTCGGCGAGGCGATCGGTACCAAGCTGCAGGCAGCGGGCGTCATCAAGGACTCCAAGACCTTCTACAGGACTCTGCTGAAGAAGGATCCCCAGCCGGTGTTCCAGACGGGCACCTTCAAGCTGGCCTCGAAGATGAGTTCCACATCCGCCATAGCGGCGCTCCTCAACCCAGCCAACAAGGTCGACTACACGGTTTCGATCCCCGAGGGAACAACGGCATCCGGAATCTACGAGTCGCTCGCCTCTGTCACCGGCATGTCGTTCGACGATTTCAAGGCAGCGGGGGCCGACTTCGTGTCGCTCGGTGTGCCGGCCAACGCGCCGAGCGTAGAGGGCTTCCTCTATCCGGCCACCTACGAGTTCCAGCCGGGACAGACGCCCAGCGAGATGCTGAAGACCATGGTCGATCGCCAGTACGAGGCACTCGATGCTGCCGGCGTCGCCGTCGACCAGCGGCTGCAGGTACTCACACTGGCCGCGCTCATCCAGGGCGAGGCCGGCAGCGTCGAAGACATGTACAAGGTGTCCAGAGTCTTCCAGAACCGGCTCGCAGACGGCATGAACCTGCAGTCCGATGCGACGGTCCGCTACGGTGCGGGCGGGAGCGCCGTCGACACGACGGAGGCTGAGCGCGAAGACGCGTCGAATCTCTACAACACGTACGCTAATCCCGGACTTCCGGTCGGTCCGATCGGCAATCCCGGCTCCGAGGCCATCGACGCGGCCCTGCATCCGGCCGACGGCGCCTGGCTCTACTTCGTCACCGTCAACCTCGACACGGGCGAGACGATCTTCTCGGACACCTACGACGGTCAGCTCGAGGCTGTCAAGCAGTATCAGGCCAATCACCCGGAGGGATGA
- the alaS gene encoding alanine--tRNA ligase, which translates to MNTADIRQRWLTFFADRGHTVVPSASLVSDDPTLLFTVAGMVPFIPYLTGLVPAPYPRATSVQKCIRTLDIEEVGKTTRHGTFFQMNGNFSFGDYFKEQAIRYAWELLVTPEADGGLGFDEKDLWVTVYEDDDEAIEYWKKTAGLPDERIQRLGMDSNYWSTGQPGPAGPCSEIFFDRGPAYGREGGPAADDNRYIEIWNLVFMQYLRGEGTGKNDFTILGDLPSRNIDTGMGLERVAFLKQGVENLYEIDQVRPVLDTASTISGRPYGADHEDDVRMRVVADHVRSALMLMSDGVTPSNEGRGYILRRLLRRSVRSMRLLGVDTAVFPELFPASRDAMKAAYPEVETDFDRISRSAYAEEESFLRTLSGGINILDLAVTSAKDKGAEALAGDTAFQLHDTYGFPIDLTMEMAEEAGLAVDRVAFESLMSEQKQRAKADAKAKKLGITDLGVYSQFRAIGETTFLGYDELVTESRVLGIIIDGQSVASAVAGETVEVILSETTLYAESGGQEADAGTIRGNGFELDVLDVQKPVKGLISHRVHVTSGQVSVDDVAITEVDADWRRGATQAHSGTHLVHAALRQTLGPQAHQSGSYNKAGYLRLDFSWNQPLSADTRSEIEEISNLAIRSDLEVVTRELPLDEAKALGAMALFGEKYGDVVRVVDIGGPWSRELCAGTHVSHSSEIGMINILGESSIGSTNRRVESLVGIEAFRQFAAERSVVTQLAATLKAPREDVPSRIADLVANLKAAEKKLAAFEATALSARVPALVAAARAAGELRLVASDVGELSSADDLRALVTGARGQLGSAPAVVALFARVASKPVVIVATNDASRALGHKAGALARQAASILGGGGGGKDDLAQGGGTDVDATQSALTALSQTVLG; encoded by the coding sequence ATGAATACCGCAGACATCCGCCAGCGCTGGCTCACCTTCTTCGCCGACAGGGGGCACACCGTCGTCCCCTCGGCATCGCTGGTCAGCGACGACCCGACGCTGCTGTTCACCGTCGCCGGCATGGTTCCTTTCATCCCCTATCTCACCGGGCTGGTTCCGGCCCCGTACCCGCGGGCAACCAGCGTGCAGAAGTGCATCCGCACCCTCGACATCGAGGAGGTCGGCAAGACGACGAGGCACGGCACCTTCTTCCAGATGAACGGCAACTTCTCGTTCGGCGACTACTTCAAAGAGCAGGCGATCCGCTACGCGTGGGAGCTTCTGGTGACTCCCGAGGCCGACGGCGGACTCGGCTTCGACGAGAAGGACCTCTGGGTCACCGTCTACGAAGACGATGACGAGGCCATCGAGTACTGGAAGAAGACCGCGGGCCTGCCAGACGAGCGCATCCAGCGGCTCGGCATGGACTCGAACTATTGGTCGACCGGCCAGCCCGGGCCGGCCGGACCGTGCTCGGAGATCTTCTTCGACCGCGGCCCCGCCTACGGCCGTGAGGGCGGACCGGCCGCCGACGACAACCGCTACATCGAGATCTGGAACCTGGTCTTCATGCAGTACCTCCGCGGCGAGGGAACGGGCAAGAACGACTTCACCATCCTCGGCGATCTGCCGAGCCGCAACATCGACACCGGCATGGGCCTCGAACGCGTGGCTTTCCTCAAGCAAGGCGTCGAGAACCTCTACGAGATCGACCAGGTACGTCCCGTCCTCGATACGGCCTCCACCATCTCAGGCCGGCCCTACGGCGCCGACCATGAAGACGACGTACGGATGCGCGTGGTCGCCGACCACGTGCGCAGCGCCCTGATGCTGATGTCCGACGGCGTGACGCCGTCGAACGAAGGCCGCGGCTACATCCTTCGCCGCCTCCTGCGCCGTTCGGTCAGGTCGATGCGTCTGCTCGGCGTCGACACCGCCGTGTTCCCCGAGCTATTCCCCGCTTCGAGGGACGCGATGAAGGCGGCATACCCCGAGGTCGAGACCGACTTCGATCGCATCTCTCGTTCGGCTTACGCAGAAGAGGAGTCGTTCCTTCGTACCCTCAGCGGCGGCATCAACATTCTCGACCTCGCGGTGACCTCCGCCAAAGACAAGGGTGCCGAGGCCCTCGCCGGCGACACCGCGTTCCAGCTGCATGACACCTACGGCTTTCCGATCGACCTCACCATGGAGATGGCCGAGGAGGCGGGCCTTGCCGTCGACCGCGTCGCATTCGAATCGCTCATGAGCGAGCAGAAGCAGCGGGCCAAGGCCGACGCGAAAGCCAAGAAGCTCGGCATCACCGACCTCGGGGTCTACAGCCAATTCCGAGCGATAGGCGAGACGACCTTCCTCGGCTACGACGAACTCGTCACAGAGAGTCGCGTGCTCGGGATCATCATCGACGGTCAGTCGGTGGCGAGTGCCGTGGCGGGGGAGACGGTCGAGGTCATCCTCTCTGAGACCACGCTTTATGCCGAGTCGGGGGGCCAAGAAGCCGACGCCGGCACCATCCGAGGCAACGGCTTCGAGCTAGACGTTCTCGACGTGCAGAAGCCCGTGAAGGGGCTCATCAGCCACCGCGTCCACGTGACGAGCGGGCAGGTGTCCGTCGACGACGTGGCCATCACCGAGGTCGACGCCGACTGGCGCCGCGGCGCCACGCAGGCCCACTCGGGCACTCACCTGGTTCACGCCGCGCTGCGCCAGACGCTCGGCCCGCAGGCTCATCAGTCGGGCTCCTACAACAAGGCCGGGTACCTGCGACTCGACTTCTCGTGGAACCAGCCGCTCTCGGCCGACACTCGCTCCGAGATCGAGGAGATCTCGAACCTCGCCATCCGCAGCGATCTCGAGGTCGTCACCAGGGAGCTGCCACTCGACGAGGCGAAAGCACTCGGCGCGATGGCCCTCTTCGGCGAGAAGTACGGCGACGTCGTGCGCGTCGTCGACATCGGGGGGCCGTGGTCTCGAGAACTCTGCGCAGGAACCCACGTATCGCACAGTTCCGAGATCGGCATGATCAACATCCTGGGCGAATCGTCTATCGGATCCACGAACCGTCGCGTGGAGTCCCTCGTGGGCATCGAGGCGTTCCGCCAGTTCGCGGCGGAGCGAAGCGTCGTGACCCAGCTGGCCGCGACGCTGAAGGCGCCCAGGGAGGACGTGCCCTCGCGCATCGCCGACCTCGTCGCCAACCTCAAGGCCGCCGAGAAGAAGCTCGCAGCGTTCGAGGCCACCGCACTCAGTGCGCGGGTACCCGCGCTGGTCGCTGCGGCCCGCGCCGCGGGCGAGCTCCGCCTCGTTGCATCGGACGTCGGCGAGCTGAGCTCGGCCGACGATCTGCGCGCTCTCGTCACCGGGGCCCGTGGCCAGCTCGGCTCGGCTCCGGCCGTCGTCGCACTGTTCGCCCGCGTGGCCTCGAAGCCCGTCGTCATCGTGGCCACCAATGACGCCTCGCGCGCGCTCGGCCACAAGGCTGGAGCCTTGGCAAGGCAGGCCGCATCGATTCTCGGTGGCGGAGGCGGCGGAAAGGACGATCTCGCCCAGGGCGGCGGTACAGACGTGGATGCCACGCAGAGCGCCCTCACCGCCCTCTCGCAGACCGTGCTCGGCTGA
- a CDS encoding shikimate dehydrogenase → MTTAPGRARRLAVLGSPISHSMSPRLHRAAYDVLGLDWNYEAVEIAGGGLGEFVSTRTRDWLGLSLTMPLKHDIRPFLSQHDELSMLTGSTNTVLLTIEEGVPARLGFNTDVGGIVRALAARGVTSAHDVVILGGGATAASALVAAAQLGAAHASVIVRTPQRAEPLREIAHRSGLDLTIAPLTTASLDDAAGSLTLSTLPGGAAPVDVVGGSSLPGRSALLDVAYHPWPSPLAALWNAEGRPAISGIDMLVHQALLQIRIFVGHDPSIPLADERRVLAAMFASVAETEPAPGTSTGIS, encoded by the coding sequence ATGACGACAGCTCCGGGGCGTGCTCGGCGACTCGCCGTGCTCGGCTCGCCGATCTCACACTCGATGTCGCCTCGGCTGCATCGAGCCGCCTACGACGTTCTCGGACTGGACTGGAATTACGAGGCCGTCGAGATCGCGGGCGGTGGGCTCGGGGAGTTCGTCTCCACTCGCACCCGAGACTGGCTCGGGCTGTCGCTGACGATGCCCCTGAAACACGACATCAGGCCCTTCCTCAGCCAACACGATGAGTTGAGCATGCTCACGGGCTCGACCAACACCGTGCTCTTGACGATCGAAGAGGGTGTTCCCGCGCGTCTCGGATTCAACACCGACGTCGGCGGCATCGTGAGGGCCCTGGCCGCCCGCGGCGTCACGTCGGCACACGACGTGGTGATCCTGGGCGGGGGCGCAACGGCCGCATCCGCACTCGTCGCGGCCGCTCAGCTCGGCGCGGCGCACGCGAGCGTCATCGTGCGTACTCCACAGAGGGCCGAGCCGCTGCGTGAGATCGCCCACCGCTCGGGTCTCGACCTCACGATCGCACCTCTCACGACGGCGTCGCTCGACGATGCCGCCGGCTCCCTGACCCTGTCGACGCTGCCCGGCGGCGCTGCCCCGGTCGACGTCGTGGGCGGCAGCTCGTTGCCCGGACGGTCTGCTCTTCTCGACGTTGCCTATCACCCCTGGCCGAGCCCTCTGGCCGCCCTGTGGAATGCGGAGGGACGCCCCGCCATCTCGGGCATCGACATGCTCGTGCATCAGGCGCTCCTTCAGATCCGTATCTTCGTCGGTCACGACCCCTCCATTCCCTTGGCCGACGAGCGGCGCGTGCTCGCTGCCATGTTCGCTTCGGTCGCCGAGACAGAGCCCGCCCCAGGTACCAGCACAGGCATCAGCTGA
- the aroC gene encoding chorismate synthase, whose protein sequence is MLRWITAGESHGPELVATIEGLPAGVPVLLDDIREDLARRKLGYGRGARMKFEQDELTLSSGVRHGFSLGSPIALRIGNTEWPKWVEVMSPEPLDDQSDAGLENRGRGALLTRPRPGHADLVGMQKYGFDEARPVLERASARETAARVALGAIARSFLSKLGIRLVSHTLSIGPVRVPEGSALPLPDDVTALDADPLRCFDESTSALMVAEVDAARKEGDTLGGVVEVLAYGVPPGLGSYVHWDRRLDSQLAAALMGIQAIKGVEVGDGFLTTTRRGSDAHDELVQDGSRIARLSDRAGGTEGGMSTGTVLRVRAGMKPIATIPHALRTVDIATGEAAAAHHQRSDVCAVPASGVVAEAMVALVLANSVLEKFGGDSLSETKRNLESYLAHIPERLVTAQNDGAE, encoded by the coding sequence ATGCTTCGTTGGATCACCGCCGGGGAATCGCACGGCCCGGAACTCGTCGCGACCATCGAGGGCCTCCCCGCCGGCGTGCCCGTTCTGCTCGACGACATAAGAGAAGACCTCGCACGCCGCAAACTCGGTTACGGCCGGGGCGCCCGCATGAAGTTCGAGCAGGACGAGCTGACCCTCTCGAGCGGCGTTCGGCACGGATTCAGCCTCGGCAGCCCCATCGCCCTGCGCATCGGCAACACGGAGTGGCCCAAATGGGTCGAGGTCATGAGCCCTGAGCCCCTCGACGACCAGAGCGATGCCGGGCTCGAGAACCGAGGCAGGGGAGCGCTACTCACGCGGCCCCGTCCCGGCCACGCCGACCTTGTCGGCATGCAGAAGTACGGCTTCGACGAAGCACGCCCCGTGCTCGAACGGGCGAGCGCGCGCGAGACCGCGGCCAGGGTCGCGCTCGGTGCGATCGCCCGCAGCTTCCTATCGAAGCTGGGGATCCGCCTCGTGAGCCACACCCTCTCGATCGGGCCCGTCCGGGTGCCCGAGGGGAGCGCTCTTCCGCTTCCGGATGATGTCACCGCCCTCGACGCCGATCCGTTGCGCTGCTTCGACGAATCCACGAGCGCCCTCATGGTGGCCGAGGTCGACGCCGCCCGCAAAGAGGGAGACACGCTCGGTGGTGTCGTCGAGGTATTGGCCTACGGCGTTCCGCCCGGCCTCGGATCCTACGTGCACTGGGACAGACGTCTCGATTCGCAGCTCGCGGCCGCGCTCATGGGAATCCAGGCCATCAAGGGCGTCGAGGTGGGTGACGGTTTCCTCACGACGACGCGGCGCGGCTCGGATGCTCACGACGAGCTCGTGCAGGACGGGTCGCGCATCGCACGACTCAGCGACAGGGCGGGCGGCACGGAGGGCGGCATGTCCACCGGAACTGTTCTTCGTGTTCGAGCCGGCATGAAGCCCATCGCCACCATTCCGCACGCCCTCCGAACTGTCGACATCGCCACCGGTGAGGCTGCGGCCGCCCATCACCAGCGCTCCGATGTGTGCGCCGTGCCGGCATCCGGCGTCGTGGCCGAGGCCATGGTCGCCTTGGTGCTCGCGAACTCCGTGCTCGAGAAATTCGGGGGCGACTCGCTTTCCGAGACGAAGCGCAACCTGGAGTCATACCTCGCTCACATTCCCGAGCGTCTCGTGACGGCGCAGAACGACGGCGCCGAGTGA
- the pyrR gene encoding bifunctional pyr operon transcriptional regulator/uracil phosphoribosyltransferase PyrR produces MARTVLHETDIARALTRISHEILESNRGADDLVLLGIPTRGVLLADRLAGLIRAIEPGAAEELAGSIDVTMYRDDLARNPIRATHRTRIPSGGLDGKTVVLVDDVLYSGRTIRAALDAIGDLGRPRAVRLAVLVDRGHRELPIRADFVGKNLPSSTDERINVRLNEIDGAEEVSIDQARGEAL; encoded by the coding sequence GTGGCTCGTACTGTGCTGCACGAGACTGACATTGCCCGGGCGTTGACTCGGATCTCCCACGAGATCCTCGAATCCAACCGGGGTGCAGATGACCTGGTGCTTCTCGGTATTCCCACGAGAGGCGTTCTCCTCGCCGACAGGCTCGCGGGGCTGATTCGTGCCATCGAGCCAGGGGCGGCAGAAGAACTCGCGGGCTCGATCGACGTGACGATGTACCGCGATGACCTCGCTCGCAACCCCATCAGAGCCACGCACCGAACACGAATTCCCTCTGGGGGCCTCGACGGCAAGACCGTCGTGCTCGTCGACGACGTGCTCTACTCCGGTCGAACGATCAGGGCAGCCCTGGATGCGATCGGAGACCTCGGACGACCCCGCGCCGTGCGCCTCGCCGTGCTGGTCGACCGGGGCCACAGAGAGTTACCCATCCGCGCGGATTTCGTGGGCAAGAACCTCCCCTCCTCGACAGACGAGCGGATCAACGTGCGGTTGAACGAGATCGACGGCGCCGAAGAGGTCAGCATCGATCAGGCTCGGGGGGAGGCACTGTGA
- a CDS encoding DUF948 domain-containing protein: protein MSGGDIAGLIAAGVFAVLVVFLALPLIKLGGVFDETRAAIKELSDNVTPILAESTVTIQEANKQIARVDTITANVAEVTGNVSSLVALFAASVGGPLIKVAGFSAAVRAGILSFRAPSTTTKSAARRASSTRRRKG from the coding sequence ATGTCAGGTGGCGACATTGCCGGCCTCATCGCAGCCGGAGTCTTCGCGGTTCTCGTCGTATTCCTCGCCCTGCCGCTCATCAAGCTCGGGGGAGTCTTCGACGAGACGAGGGCGGCCATCAAAGAGCTGAGCGACAACGTGACCCCTATCCTCGCCGAGTCCACGGTGACCATCCAAGAGGCCAACAAGCAGATCGCCAGGGTCGACACGATCACCGCGAACGTCGCCGAGGTGACAGGTAATGTCTCGAGCCTCGTCGCCCTCTTCGCCGCATCGGTGGGTGGCCCGCTGATCAAGGTCGCCGGGTTCAGCGCGGCGGTGCGAGCGGGCATCCTGAGCTTTCGAGCCCCGTCGACGACGACGAAGTCCGCCGCCCGGCGTGCGTCGTCCACCCGCCGCCGCAAAGGCTAG